Proteins encoded in a region of the Acidobacteriota bacterium genome:
- a CDS encoding methylenetetrahydrofolate reductase, with translation MKVTEHLDRAARPLISFEIIPPLRGGDLQGLLRLIDDLMRYEPPFIDITSHAAEIIYEETPDGFQRRVKRKRPGTLGVCALIQNKYNVDAVPHILCQSFTREETEDFLIELRYLGIDNVLAVRGDDSGYKKPLRHGRSRNIYAMDLVQQVADMNRGIYLEEDLLDAEPSDFCIGVGGYPEKHFEAPNLESDIRWAKAKVEAGAEYIVTQMFYDNQRYFSYVEACRAAGIEVPIIPGLKILTKKRQLTTIPRNFFVDIPSQLADEVQAADAKHVLDIGVEWAARQTEELLDRNVPAVHFYVMASSRAVSQLMKRLDLHCSVT, from the coding sequence ATGAAGGTCACTGAACATCTGGATCGCGCTGCGCGTCCGCTGATCAGCTTCGAGATCATTCCGCCCTTGCGCGGTGGGGACCTGCAGGGCTTGTTGCGTTTGATCGATGACCTGATGCGCTACGAGCCGCCGTTCATCGACATCACCAGCCACGCCGCGGAGATCATCTACGAGGAAACTCCGGACGGTTTTCAGCGCCGGGTCAAGCGCAAGCGCCCCGGAACTCTGGGCGTTTGTGCGCTGATTCAGAACAAATACAACGTCGATGCCGTGCCCCACATTCTGTGCCAGAGCTTCACTCGTGAGGAGACGGAAGATTTCCTCATCGAGCTGCGTTATCTAGGTATCGACAACGTCCTCGCCGTGCGCGGCGACGACAGCGGCTACAAGAAGCCCCTGCGCCACGGCCGCAGCCGCAATATCTACGCCATGGACCTGGTGCAGCAGGTGGCGGATATGAATCGGGGGATCTATCTCGAAGAGGATCTGCTGGACGCCGAGCCGTCGGACTTTTGCATTGGCGTCGGCGGCTACCCCGAGAAGCATTTCGAGGCGCCCAATCTGGAGAGCGACATCCGGTGGGCGAAGGCGAAGGTGGAGGCCGGGGCGGAGTACATCGTGACTCAGATGTTCTACGACAATCAGCGCTACTTCAGCTACGTCGAGGCCTGTCGCGCCGCGGGCATCGAGGTCCCTATCATCCCGGGGCTCAAGATCCTGACCAAGAAGCGCCAGCTGACCACCATCCCGAGGAATTTCTTCGTCGACATCCCTTCCCAGCTGGCGGACGAGGTGCAGGCCGCCGACGCCAAGCATGTTCTGGACATCGGCGTCGAGTGGGCGGCACGGCAGACGGAGGAATTGCTCGACCGCAACGTTCCGGCGGTGCACTTCTACGTCATGGCCAGCTCCCGGGCGGTGAGCCAGCTGATGAAGCGCCTCGATCTGCACTGTTCGGTGACTTAG
- a CDS encoding sugar transferase: MNAQGQGRPALRAAGDLICGSLAFLAAFLLRIHVPLPFTLGLLPADRMAYFFSQWWIVAVSQLLLLYFFGLYDPPEPESRAELPRRLLAAVVVHSLLLMGFYFLTNREFPRSVLVLFAAIDFSGLLAWRSLLLRLHSPPPRRVIIVGSGPVARELASTVHHHPWYQLQVMGHVSAPDDGEVHPPEPDALPPEQILGPHLGTVDDLPALLAEGAADEVILATDAYPWQTRLIDRLAREAAGGGVLLLPGPFESLIGRMRYRWVRDLPMVEVVRQREWRVSSPMKRSFDILGATLLLLLALPAMAATALLVRLTSPGPVIYRQTRVGIHQEPFELLKFRTMHQDAEAATGEVLAQPNDPRLTPVGGFLRRTRLDELPQLFNVLGGSMSLVGPRPERPVFVRRYLEEVPGYAERFSIAPGLTGLAQINGHYHSTAQNKLRYDLAYIANWSLWLDFSTLLRTVKIVLSSQGT, from the coding sequence ATGAACGCCCAGGGACAAGGCCGACCGGCGCTGCGGGCGGCAGGGGACCTGATCTGCGGCAGCCTTGCCTTTCTCGCCGCGTTCCTCCTGCGCATCCACGTCCCCCTGCCCTTCACCCTCGGGCTGCTGCCGGCGGACCGCATGGCCTACTTCTTCAGCCAGTGGTGGATCGTCGCCGTCAGCCAGCTGCTGCTGCTCTACTTCTTCGGCCTCTACGACCCGCCGGAGCCCGAGTCCCGGGCCGAGCTGCCGCGGCGCCTGCTGGCGGCGGTGGTGGTGCACAGCCTGCTGCTCATGGGCTTCTACTTCCTCACCAACCGCGAGTTCCCGCGCTCGGTGCTGGTGCTTTTCGCTGCCATCGACTTTTCAGGCTTGCTCGCCTGGCGCAGCCTGCTGCTACGGCTGCACAGCCCGCCGCCGCGGCGGGTGATCATCGTCGGCAGCGGACCGGTAGCCCGGGAGCTGGCGTCCACGGTGCACCACCATCCCTGGTACCAGCTGCAGGTGATGGGTCACGTCAGCGCTCCGGACGACGGCGAGGTGCACCCGCCGGAGCCCGATGCCCTGCCGCCGGAGCAGATCCTCGGGCCCCACCTGGGCACCGTCGACGACCTGCCGGCGCTGTTGGCGGAGGGGGCGGCGGACGAGGTGATCCTCGCCACCGACGCCTATCCCTGGCAGACGCGGCTCATCGACCGGCTGGCGCGGGAGGCCGCCGGGGGCGGGGTGCTGCTGTTGCCGGGGCCCTTCGAAAGCCTCATCGGCCGCATGCGCTACCGCTGGGTGCGGGATTTACCCATGGTGGAGGTGGTGCGTCAGCGGGAGTGGCGGGTGAGCTCCCCCATGAAGCGCAGCTTCGACATCCTGGGAGCCACCCTGCTGCTGCTCCTGGCGCTCCCCGCCATGGCCGCCACCGCGCTGCTGGTGCGGCTGACCTCCCCCGGCCCGGTGATCTACCGCCAGACTCGGGTGGGAATACACCAAGAGCCCTTCGAGCTGCTCAAATTCCGCACCATGCACCAGGACGCCGAGGCCGCCACCGGCGAGGTGCTGGCCCAACCCAACGATCCGCGGCTGACGCCGGTGGGCGGCTTTCTCCGCCGCACCCGCCTCGACGAGCTGCCCCAGCTGTTCAACGTGCTGGGGGGCAGCATGAGCCTGGTGGGACCTCGGCCGGAGCGGCCGGTCTTCGTACGTCGCTACTTGGAAGAGGTGCCGGGCTACGCGGAGCGCTTCTCCATCGCCCCAGGCCTCACCGGCCTGGCCCAGATCAACGGCCACTACCACTCGACGGCGCAGAACAAGCTGCGCTACGACCTCGCGTACATCGCCAACTGGAGCCTGTGGCTGGATTTCTCCACTCTGCTGCGCACGGTGAAGATCGTGCTCTCGTCCCAGGGAACCTGA
- the metH gene encoding methionine synthase, with translation MSPSAKSSSAYAYPIQAPAEPPPEPADREARTAALLSALEERILVLDGATGTAMQSVELTADHFGGPDLEGCNEMLCLISPQVVDGVHESYLAAGADIVETNTFGGTPLVLAEYDQAHRAYEINRVAAEIARGACARHDRPGRTHFVCGSIGPTTKAISVTGGVTFQELVDNFRLQAQGLMAGGADYLLVETCQDTRNIKAALLGLEQAFEWAGWRIPVAVSATIEPTGTMLAGQDAEALAVSLLHADLLYVGLNCATGPGLMADHLRTLSELCRTRVACVPNAGLPDEEGQYQEGPEHFREVFGRFLDSGWLNLVGGCCGTTAEHVSTLAELVADYRPRRIPVHQRPLVSGLEAVELTADNRPLLVGERTNVLGSRKFKRLIAAGEIEQAAEIGRGQVKAGAQIVDVCLQDPDRDELRDMELFLDQLMKLIKVPVMIDSTDAEVMERSLTYCQGKAILNSINLEDGRSRFEAVVPLAQRFGAALVVGLIDEQGMAVSVERKMEVAHRSYRILTEEMGVAPEDIWWDALVFPCGTGDEAYLGSAAGTIEGVRRLKAELPHTRTILGVSNVSFGLPTAGREVLNSVFLYHATRAGLDTAIVNTQRLARYAEIPEEERKLAEALIFLDPGDVAGGDAAVEAFTAHFRDRSAMTPRQPREELELAERIARSVVEGSKIGLEDDLAQALEDERWPEPLAIINGPLMDGMKEVGRLFNDNQLIVAEVLQSAEVMKAAVAFLEPHMERSDGSSRGKVLLATVKGDVHDIGKNLVDIILSNNGFEVVNLGIKVPSEVLIQAVEEHRPDVLGLSGLLVKSAQQMVTSAGDLQAAGISVPMLVGGAALTRRFTHKKIAPAYGALCTYAKDAMNGLRLVERLLEPSERVELEREVAEQAAADQAAEAPGKGSSSAGPRRQVAVSRDVDIPRPPDLGRHSRELDLDEVWALLNPQMLFAKHLGLKGSVAKLAAAGDEKYRKLERLMDELKDFCRGGGMSCQAAWRFYPARAEGNTLMLLEPDSDLAAARWELPRQDGDGLCLTDYVLDDDHVAVFVTTAGAGVREQVEEWKQQGEYLKSHGLAALALETAEAAAEWVHRELRRSWGVADPEGLSPKDLFACRYRGKRYSFGYPACPDLGGQRQLFAALAPEDIGVELTDGDMMDPEASVSALVFHHPEARYFGV, from the coding sequence ATGAGCCCTTCTGCCAAATCTTCCTCGGCCTACGCCTACCCCATCCAGGCACCGGCGGAGCCACCGCCGGAGCCGGCGGATCGGGAAGCCCGCACTGCCGCCCTGCTCTCCGCCCTGGAGGAGCGCATTCTGGTCCTCGACGGCGCTACCGGCACCGCCATGCAGTCGGTGGAGCTCACCGCCGACCACTTTGGTGGCCCGGACCTGGAGGGCTGCAACGAGATGCTCTGCCTGATCTCGCCCCAGGTGGTGGACGGCGTCCACGAGAGCTATCTCGCCGCCGGTGCCGACATCGTGGAGACCAACACCTTCGGCGGTACACCGCTGGTGCTGGCGGAGTACGACCAGGCTCACCGTGCCTACGAGATCAACCGGGTGGCGGCGGAGATCGCCCGCGGCGCCTGCGCTCGCCACGACCGCCCGGGGCGCACTCATTTCGTCTGCGGTTCCATCGGTCCCACCACCAAGGCCATTTCGGTCACCGGCGGGGTCACCTTCCAGGAGCTGGTGGACAATTTCCGTCTGCAGGCCCAGGGATTGATGGCCGGCGGCGCCGACTATCTGCTGGTGGAGACCTGCCAGGATACCCGCAACATCAAGGCCGCGCTGCTGGGGCTGGAGCAGGCTTTCGAATGGGCCGGGTGGCGCATCCCGGTGGCGGTGTCCGCCACCATCGAGCCCACCGGCACCATGCTCGCCGGGCAGGACGCCGAGGCCCTGGCGGTCTCCTTGTTGCACGCCGATCTGCTCTACGTGGGACTCAACTGCGCCACCGGGCCGGGGCTCATGGCGGATCACCTGCGCACCCTGAGCGAGCTCTGCCGCACCCGCGTGGCCTGCGTTCCCAACGCCGGTCTGCCGGACGAGGAGGGGCAGTATCAGGAAGGCCCGGAACACTTCCGCGAGGTCTTCGGCCGCTTCCTGGATAGCGGCTGGTTGAACCTGGTGGGGGGCTGCTGCGGCACCACCGCGGAGCACGTCAGCACCCTGGCGGAGCTGGTGGCGGACTACCGGCCGCGGCGCATCCCGGTGCATCAGCGGCCGCTGGTCTCGGGGCTGGAAGCGGTGGAGCTCACCGCCGACAACCGGCCGCTGCTGGTGGGGGAGCGCACCAATGTCTTGGGCAGCCGCAAATTCAAGCGCCTCATCGCCGCCGGCGAGATCGAACAGGCGGCGGAGATCGGCCGGGGCCAGGTCAAGGCCGGGGCGCAGATCGTCGACGTCTGCCTGCAGGATCCGGATCGCGACGAGCTGCGGGACATGGAGCTCTTCCTCGACCAGCTGATGAAGCTGATCAAGGTGCCGGTGATGATCGATTCCACCGACGCCGAGGTGATGGAGCGCTCCCTGACCTACTGCCAGGGCAAGGCGATCCTCAACTCCATCAACCTGGAGGACGGCCGCAGTCGTTTCGAGGCGGTGGTGCCGCTGGCCCAGCGCTTCGGCGCGGCGCTGGTGGTGGGGCTCATCGACGAGCAGGGCATGGCGGTGTCGGTGGAGCGCAAGATGGAGGTGGCCCACCGCAGCTACCGCATCCTCACCGAGGAGATGGGGGTAGCGCCGGAGGATATCTGGTGGGACGCCCTGGTGTTCCCCTGCGGCACCGGCGACGAGGCTTATCTGGGCTCCGCCGCCGGCACCATCGAGGGCGTGCGCCGGTTGAAGGCGGAGCTGCCCCACACCCGCACCATCCTCGGCGTTTCCAACGTCAGCTTCGGTCTGCCCACCGCCGGCCGCGAGGTGCTCAACTCCGTCTTCCTCTACCACGCCACCCGCGCCGGCCTCGACACCGCCATCGTCAACACCCAGCGGCTGGCCCGCTACGCCGAGATTCCGGAGGAGGAGCGCAAGCTGGCGGAGGCCTTGATCTTCCTCGACCCCGGTGACGTGGCCGGCGGTGATGCGGCGGTGGAAGCCTTCACCGCCCACTTCCGGGACCGCAGCGCCATGACCCCCCGGCAGCCCCGGGAGGAGCTGGAGCTGGCGGAGCGCATCGCCCGCTCGGTGGTGGAAGGCAGCAAGATCGGTCTCGAAGACGACCTCGCCCAGGCCCTGGAGGACGAGCGCTGGCCCGAGCCCCTGGCGATCATCAACGGCCCGCTGATGGACGGCATGAAGGAGGTGGGCCGGCTATTCAACGACAACCAGCTGATCGTCGCCGAGGTGCTCCAGAGCGCCGAGGTGATGAAAGCGGCGGTGGCCTTCCTGGAACCCCACATGGAGCGTTCCGACGGCTCCAGCCGCGGCAAGGTGTTGCTGGCCACGGTCAAGGGGGATGTCCACGACATCGGCAAGAACCTGGTGGACATCATCCTCAGCAACAACGGCTTCGAAGTGGTCAATCTGGGGATCAAGGTGCCCAGCGAGGTGCTGATCCAGGCGGTGGAGGAGCATCGGCCGGACGTGCTGGGCCTCTCCGGTCTGCTGGTCAAGAGCGCTCAGCAGATGGTCACCAGCGCCGGTGATCTGCAAGCGGCGGGGATTTCGGTACCCATGCTGGTGGGCGGAGCCGCCCTCACCCGGCGCTTCACCCACAAGAAGATCGCACCGGCCTACGGCGCTCTATGCACCTACGCCAAGGACGCCATGAACGGCCTGCGGCTGGTGGAGCGGTTGTTGGAGCCCAGCGAGCGGGTGGAGCTGGAACGCGAGGTGGCGGAGCAGGCGGCCGCCGACCAGGCCGCCGAAGCTCCGGGCAAGGGGTCTTCCTCGGCGGGGCCGCGGCGCCAGGTGGCGGTGAGCCGCGACGTCGACATCCCCCGGCCGCCGGATCTCGGCCGGCACTCCCGGGAGCTCGATCTGGACGAGGTCTGGGCGCTGCTCAATCCCCAGATGCTCTTCGCCAAACACCTGGGCCTCAAAGGCTCGGTGGCGAAGCTGGCGGCGGCGGGGGATGAGAAATACCGCAAGCTGGAGCGCCTGATGGACGAGCTCAAAGACTTCTGCCGCGGTGGCGGCATGAGCTGCCAGGCCGCCTGGCGTTTCTACCCGGCGCGGGCGGAGGGCAACACCCTGATGCTCCTGGAGCCGGATAGCGACCTCGCCGCGGCGCGCTGGGAGCTGCCGCGGCAGGACGGCGATGGCCTGTGCCTGACGGACTACGTCCTCGACGACGACCACGTGGCCGTCTTCGTCACCACCGCCGGCGCCGGCGTCCGGGAGCAGGTGGAGGAGTGGAAGCAGCAGGGCGAGTACCTGAAGAGCCACGGGCTGGCGGCGCTGGCCCTGGAGACCGCCGAGGCGGCGGCGGAGTGGGTGCATCGGGAGCTGCGCCGCAGCTGGGGCGTGGCGGATCCGGAGGGCCTGTCCCCCAAGGATCTCTTCGCCTGCCGCTACCGGGGCAAGCGCTACAGCTTCGGCTATCCGGCGTGCCCGGATCTCGGTGGCCAGCGCCAGCTCTTCGCTGCTTTGGCGCCGGAAGACATCGGCGTCGAGCTCACCGACGGCGACATGATGGACCCGGAGGCCAGCGTTTCCGCCCTGGTCTTCCACCATCCCGAGGCGCGCTACTTCGGAGTTTGA
- the msrA gene encoding peptide-methionine (S)-S-oxide reductase MsrA, giving the protein MALWAWKKKTTMPTPDEAPPGRAEKMPVPNRHHVLDAPLEPPFPEGMERAIFGLGCFWGAERKFWQLDGVYTTAVGYAAGFTPNPTYEEVCSGFTGHNEVVLVVYDPQKVSFEELLKTFWEAHDPTQGMRQGNDAGTQYRSGIYTTTEAQAQAAEASRDAFQGRLTEAGYGPITTEILPAPEFYYAEHYHQQYLAKNPGGYCGLGGTGVSCPVGVAVAD; this is encoded by the coding sequence ATGGCTCTCTGGGCTTGGAAGAAGAAAACCACCATGCCGACACCGGACGAGGCGCCGCCGGGCCGCGCGGAGAAGATGCCGGTACCGAATCGCCACCACGTCCTCGACGCCCCCCTGGAGCCGCCGTTCCCGGAGGGCATGGAGCGGGCGATCTTCGGTCTCGGATGTTTTTGGGGTGCGGAGCGCAAGTTCTGGCAGCTCGACGGTGTCTACACCACCGCCGTCGGCTACGCCGCCGGCTTCACCCCCAATCCCACTTACGAAGAGGTTTGCAGCGGCTTCACCGGCCACAACGAGGTGGTGCTGGTGGTCTACGATCCGCAGAAGGTCTCCTTCGAGGAGCTCCTCAAGACCTTCTGGGAGGCCCACGACCCCACCCAGGGCATGCGCCAGGGCAACGACGCCGGCACCCAATACCGCTCCGGCATCTACACCACCACCGAGGCCCAGGCCCAAGCCGCCGAAGCCTCCCGGGACGCATTCCAAGGCCGCCTCACCGAGGCCGGCTACGGCCCCATCACCACCGAGATCCTCCCCGCTCCGGAGTTCTACTACGCCGAGCACTACCACCAGCAATACCTGGCCAAGAACCCCGGCGGCTACTGCGGCCTCGGCGGCACCGGGGTGAGCTGCCCGGTGGGCGTGGCTGTGGCGGATTGA